The segment ATTGTTGATTTCGCTCATTCGTCCTTCAAATATGCCCTGGACAGAAAGTACCCTTTGTACCTTAGTACCAAGAACACCATTCTTAAAAAGTATGACGGTCGCTTCAAAGACATTTTCCAAGACATTTATGAGAAGGAATATAAATCTCAATTTGAAGCCGCTGGTATTTGGTATGAGCATCGTCTCATTGATGATATGGTTGCTTACGCTATGAAGTCTGAGGGTGGTTTTGTGTGGGCTTGCAAAAACTATGATGGAGACGTTCAGTCTGATTCTGTGGCTCAAGGATACGGGTCATTGGGACTTATGACATCAGTTCTCATCTGTCCTGATGGAAAGACAGTCGAGGCTGAAGCAGCCCACGGAACTGTTACTAGACACTTCCGCTTCTACCAACAAGGGAAAGAGACATCCACTAATCCAATTGCCTCTATTTTCGCATGGACTAAAGGTCTCCTGCACCGTGCCAAATTGGACAATAATGACGAGTTGAAAAAGTTCGCAGAAACTCTTGAGAATGTCTGCATAGAAACGATTGAGTCTGGTATAATGACGAAAGATCTTGCAATTTGCATTAAGGGCATGAATAATGTTAAGAGGTCAGACTACTGTGAAACATTTGAATTCATGGACAAGCTAGCTGAAAATTTGAGAAAGAGTTTGGGAAAATGACTAAATAGTGTCAAACAGAAGAGtaatctttaatattcttttttatttatttacaaatctgTAATGGGCTTGAGGATATATTAAcgcatttatttatacttctttttaaatatattaaataaatacatgctataaaagtgttttctttttattgtcaTTAGTATCGTGAAAATTTTTGAACCGCAAATAACCATTACAACGCAGATGATAAGGAGTGTGAGCGATAATTTATCTGATTGATAAGAATATGAGGTTGGCAAGTTGATATGCTCTTATAAAACCAGAGAAATATGTTGCGTAATATAGAATTGTAATTCGTTAACGCTCATTTGTCAATTGATACTTGTAAATTCGatgaatatatgtttattgatgTTTGACCTCACTTGAAGTTATAGTTTCCTACTAATATGGAAATGTTTTTTACGTTGTATTTgcttatgtttttaaacatacctgtcacaatattttatataggcaGAAAAacaatgtgttttaaaatttaaccttGCCTGTATTTGATTTATcatcatcaaaatattattcatataattcttTCTGTAGCTGAATATGAATGACGATTAATTATTGCAGGAAAACAGTGAACCTTGACAatgagtaaatattaataatgatactAAACTTTAAACCTGGGTAATTTAAGGAATAATTCTAAATCAAATcctattaacattataatttatacgtgCTTGTAAGATGACCCAGAAAGataattgttttgattttggTAGTAATGACTTATGGTGCATAGCAGACAAATATTCCTATAGATAATTcttgaaatatacaaaatctgataatatataaaatatttctaatacagTAGGTATTTGATATatccaaatattttagtttcatattCTTGTGTTATTCACATtgagttgaaataaataataacattatatagcCTTGAATTAAGATAACTAATAACATAAGCGGTAAATGACTAAACGTGTTTATAAATAGGAATGCCTTGAATATGCTCACCGTTAGCTGGCGGATGTATTCTTAATTTCTATAGAACTAGCGACATTCCAGCGCCAccgattttaatttgatttaaggAAACGAATACAtctcaaaatatacaaaaatataattcgtttCATGACTatcattatacataatttatgctCAATAAGACTAGTAAAAAGTTAGTTATGGTTATTACCACAACATAtttgttcttttatttatcgtaaaaaaaataagctcgTCTAAGAAAACACTAGGAAAATCCAAGTGAAgcaacaatatacatatacttcattttaatttaaagttttatggaccttttattttcttaaatgaaTATTGGCTTAATAGTCTACATATCTATGGTCTGAGATTAggattaagttttaatactacgattttttttaaatgaaatagactcaaaattattttatcgataTTCTCCCCTAGACTAAGCGGGGTCAGAATTTGATCTTCAAATGCGAATAAGGTCGAAGGATATAAAAGGTAGTTATACTGAAAAGAGTGACTTTTTCTTGAacctaacaattttaattcttgTGACCTATTGGAATGTGAAATTAGGGATGATTTttgaactttataatattttaagtgtgtTATGTACCTACATACTAGCAGAATATTATTCACAACAGTTATACTTACATACCTTATATCTATAAGAAAGGTAGAcgtgaaaagaaaataatattgttttaagattACTATAGAAtaagttatacaaaaataaataaaattttggatatTAATTCATACAGCACAGACAACAAAGCATAGTTTTTCAGAGATAATGTTTAGATGAACTTATTGCAGAACCGAAGTTGATGACGCAAATAAGAGTGTGATAATTTCAGTTATCGTACTCGAACCCTAAGTCCTAAcacttgatttaaaatttatcaatgtgAAAAAGTAAAAGccttgaatattaattatgcgctaattaaatttacaggTGAATGCAATGAAGACACTGATAACAATCGTAAAGATATATGGTGTTtcgcaaatatataataacactaACATAATAAACCTGACACCGGCTGTTATAATGAGTCTGAGTCCGATTTAATTAACAGTTTCGaactttaagaaatatataaaaagtccataataacaataaaaataactcaatCGCAAACTatgtaaaagatttataaaaattaagtaaactaACAGTAGTTAACAGCAATTGATTTTCTGTGAGTTAAAACTCCTTTGAAAATCATATTGCAAAATTGAAAGATAGCAAAGTTGGTTGTAACTGgagatacaataaaaaaaaataaacaaaagttttcatacttcttgtaaattattaaaagaaatagtaCTTTAACAACTAAAGAGTattgataaaacatatatgtaattatgttGTGTAAGAAATAAACTTGTTTCCATCTTTGGGGTAAAAACATCCAAGGCGCAGATGGATACTTGCTTTTTGTTATCATTGGAAGTTATTGCGGCGATTATTACAATTGTGATTGTGTTGTGTAGACAATCCCGGTATAGAATGATTTCAtcaattcataattaaaaacgatatctataattaagtaggtataaatattacagttaATTCTATGGATTCTATTACCTTTGTTTTCTTTGTCCTTACAAGCGTGAACTGACTTATGCTGTTTGTAATGAGTGAAATTGGTCACCGAGATTTCAGTTgccttttcaaaatattacgtGAAACTTAATGATTTAAGTGCAAAAAGTTactataaatcttattttctaGAGTGATCGTTGCATAATAGCTCTTCAAGAGGAAAAACACGTAtctatacaatttttacaCGCTTCAATGACTTGTAACTATTGTTGGCAGTCGTTCAAAAGAAACATTGAAAGTGAATACTcacttcttattattttaagtctcCAAATTAGAAAGGGCgtaaattttatctttgaaGAATACACTTCTATAAGAAGTTAGTAAACGTGAATATGGCGTAAGCACAAATAGAGGCTATAATGTAcctaagtatattttacacgTTAATACATACATCATTCTAAAATCTTAGGTGCTCGTTCCTTCGATTTAAGTACaagtaaaataagaaaaaagggACATAGtacattaattatctatatttactGACACACGAACATGGGAATCCTGATTGAGTTtggtttgaattttataacggATGGGTAAACTGTGGTGTCTGTAAACCTCGTCCGTATATATTTgctattcataaaaatttggaACGCTTTGTTGCtgaaatagtataaaaaagattttattctttaaattgaCTGTCTCAAATTCCTTACAGATTTTCTCGTGTTGTCGTCatgaaagatatattttactaattttaaatattttgacatcgttttaaattaaggGAATTTCTCTAATACTACGGGTAtccaacattattttattataccaaCAACTACTTATTTTGGCACTTAAAACTTTCGTCGTTTTTGAactatttagatatttataacttattattgcTACATAAGATTTGtactatatgtattttttaa is part of the Danaus plexippus chromosome 9 unlocalized genomic scaffold, MEX_DaPlex mxdp_26, whole genome shotgun sequence genome and harbors:
- the LOC116767474 gene encoding isocitrate dehydrogenase [NADP] cytoplasmic; translated protein: MSKIQAGPVVDILGDEMTRIIWDLIKNKLILPFLDIELHTYDLGIEHRDKTEDQVTIDCAEAVKKYNVGIKCATITPDEKRVEEFNLKKMWKSPNGTIRNILGGTVFREAIICKNIPRLVTGWEKPIIIGRHAHADQYKATDFVVPGEGKLELIFTPPSGEPIKHVVNDFKGAGVAMGMFNTDASIVDFAHSSFKYALDRKYPLYLSTKNTILKKYDGRFKDIFQDIYEKEYKSQFEAAGIWYEHRLIDDMVAYAMKSEGGFVWACKNYDGDVQSDSVAQGYGSLGLMTSVLICPDGKTVEAEAAHGTVTRHFRFYQQGKETSTNPIASIFAWTKGLLHRAKLDNNDELKKFAETLENVCIETIESGIMTKDLAICIKGMNNVKRSDYCETFEFMDKLAENLRKSLGK